AAAAAGCCAACGTCGGATGTTTCAATCGATTCACTCGCCTGCCCGCCGACAAGCTCACACAAAAAGAAAATCCGATAAATATAATTGGCGTGTGGTGGATGCGGATGGCGGGCGCGATCCATCACTGCAATCACTCGTCGTGGCACAACAACAAAGCCAGACTCCTCCTGCACCTCTTTGACCACCACCTCACTAGCAGAATAGCCAACATCAGCCCAGCCACCAGGCACGGACCACTTGCCATCCGCCGTTTCCTTCACCAACAAAATCCGTCGGTCTTGGAAAACGACGCCACGCACATCCACCTTAGGTGTTGCGTAGCCTGTATCACTCGCAAACAACTCACGAATGACCGTCGGATCCACCTGCGTGTATTCCTCCATTATTTCCACACTCAAATCGCGAATCATCTCAAACCGCTCCAAGTCATACACGTCCTTGGAATACGTCAACCCCGCCTGCGCAATCGCCTGCAACTGTTGCGCCCATTCTAACCACTTAATCCGCATATCCCCCTCCAATAAATCCCTCTGCCTCAAGCAAAAAAGAACCTCCTTCGCTAATAAGAGGTTCCCTTTTACAGGCTGGCTATAACACCGCCACTTTCCCACCATCTATATTCACTGACGTTCCCGTCACATAGGATGCACCAGATGACGCCAAGAAGGTAATTACCTTCGCCGCTTCAACGGTATCGCCTATGCGACCCATAGGAATCTCATGACTATCCAAAGCCGAATACTCTTCCCAAGTCAAATCAGGCCGCTCATTCTGCCATTTCTTCTCAATTTGATCACTGCGAATAAGACCAATACAGACCGCATTGATACGAATATTATCGGCCGCGAATTCTTTGCTCAAACCCTTGGTTAAAGCTAAACCGGCCGCGCGACTAATGGACGTTGGAAACGACTTTGCTCCTGGGGTCTTACCAGCTGCCGCCGTTAAATTCACCACCGCACCGCCACCGACCTGACGCATATGCGGAACAGCGGCTCGGGTGGTATTTATGGCACCGAACAATTTCAAATCCAAATCCTTTTGCCACAAAGCATTGTCTACCTCTTCAAAGGGATGCGCCTCCGACGTCCCAGCGTTATTGATTAAAATATCTAAGCGTCCAAAGTGTTCTACCGTTTCCTCAATCACACGCTCACAATCCGCTTCGATCGTCATGTCTGCTACAACCACCAAAACTTCTTTACCCGTTTCCGCTAATATTTCAGCCTTAGCCGCCTCTAAGCGATCTAAATTGCGCGCACAAATAGTGACGTCCGCCCCTTCACCGACCAACATTTTGGCTGTCGCAAGCCCGATGCCTTTACTTGATCCTGTCACGACCGCCACTTTGCCTTGCAATCCTAAATCCATAAAATCACCCTTTCTTACTCTCTTTCATTCTACCGATTTTACCAACCCACTTCAAATAAATATCTCTGCCCTATAAAAATTCTTCAAGCAGTGATATTTATTTAAATAAAAATTAATTTCTTATGGGTTATTTAAACTTATTCAGAGGGTTTTCGTTTGATTTTTCATCATAATATTATATACAATGTTATATAAGGAGTGATATTTAATGAAAAAATTTATTGGAAAAGGAACGTTAGTCTTGTCGACAGCCTTGTTATTGGGAGTGGCTGTTCCAACCATTCATACAGCAATAGCTCAAGATAGCGAGTCAGTAGAAAGTGTTGAAAT
This window of the Fundicoccus culcitae genome carries:
- a CDS encoding NUDIX hydrolase; this encodes MRIKWLEWAQQLQAIAQAGLTYSKDVYDLERFEMIRDLSVEIMEEYTQVDPTVIRELFASDTGYATPKVDVRGVVFQDRRILLVKETADGKWSVPGGWADVGYSASEVVVKEVQEESGFVVVPRRVIAVMDRARHPHPPHANYIYRIFFLCELVGGQASESIETSDVGFFERHSLPELSIGRITESQIDILYRYLDDPDALAYFD
- a CDS encoding SDR family NAD(P)-dependent oxidoreductase; its protein translation is MDLGLQGKVAVVTGSSKGIGLATAKMLVGEGADVTICARNLDRLEAAKAEILAETGKEVLVVVADMTIEADCERVIEETVEHFGRLDILINNAGTSEAHPFEEVDNALWQKDLDLKLFGAINTTRAAVPHMRQVGGGAVVNLTAAAGKTPGAKSFPTSISRAAGLALTKGLSKEFAADNIRINAVCIGLIRSDQIEKKWQNERPDLTWEEYSALDSHEIPMGRIGDTVEAAKVITFLASSGASYVTGTSVNIDGGKVAVL